The genomic DNA ATAGAGAATCGTGCCCTCATTCAGAGGCGGCATGAATTCTGAGCCGAGCTTAAAAACACTGGCAGAGTGGCAAGTAAAAAAGCACAACCGCGCCAGCGACAACCTTCCAGCGCTTTTCCACGGCCCAGTCCACGATTGGTCCATAGTACTTGAAAAGACTTTACCACTGGATGCTCTTCTTCCCGGAATAGGTTTTCCCGACAAGCACAGCATTCCTAATTCGCGAGAGCCATGCCGGTTTTAAAATGTCGAATAGAAAAGTCGTAAAGGCGACTCTTAGCGCCGGATCAAGGGTGATACTCCAAAATCGCTGCGACAATCATGGAAAGGTTTTTTGTATAAGCAAAGGGGCTTAAAGAGCTTTCCTTCTTGGGCTTCCAAAGCAAAAAATCGGAACAAAAGACACGGCAATACGAGGAGAGAGTAGAAGCTCGCGGGACCCACCTCCTTAATGGCCTGAATCACGACTTCTTTGACATCTTCCTTTTCCCGCTCTTCTCCCTTCCTCGATATGTTTGTGGGCATTTTCCACAACCACAATAGCCGCATCCACCATGGCGCCAATTGGCGATAGCGATGCCGCCAAGGCTCAATGTTGGATGAAATCCCACGAGATGCATGGGAATAAAGCTAATGAGTACCGCCAAAGGCAGTGTCATGATGGGAATCATGGCGCTTGGAATGTGCATCAAGAAAATCAAAATCACTAAGCTCACGATAATCATTTCAATAATGAGTTCCGTGAGTTAAGGTACCGACCGCCCTACGAATCAGGTCGGATCTGTCATAGGTAACAACGAGGTCGAGTCCTCGGGAAGGACGCTTTAGTGTCTTCAATTTTCTTTTTAACGGCATCAATGACTTTGTGGTATTTCGCCGTAACGCATAACCACGATTCCACCGACGGCATCACCCTGACCGTCAAGATCGGCAATCCCACGGCGGATATCCGGCCCGACTGTGACCTTAGCTACGTTTTTCACATAAATCGGAGTTCCGGCCCTCGTAAATCGACAACGATATTTCCGATGTCTTGCCGGTTCTTGATATAACCTCGGCCACGAATCATGTACTCGGTGCCGGAAACCTCAAGAAGTCGGGCTCCAACATCATTGTTTCCGGATTTAATCGCCTCGGTAACTTTTGCGAGAGGGATTTTGTAGGCTAGGAGTGCATTCGGATTCACCTTCACTTGATATTGTTTTTGAAAGCCTCCTATGGCGGGAACCTCAGCCACGCCAGGCACCGTTTGCAGAACATAGCGCAAGAACCAATCCTGGTGAGAGCGCAGGTCCGCAAGAGAACGCTTCCCGTCTTATCGACAATTGCGTACTGAAAAATCCAGCCGACTCCAGTAGCGTCAGGGCCGAGTTCGGTGTTTACCTCCTTCGGGAGCTGGGGCGTGATTTTCGACAAATATTCAAGTGTTCGCGATCTAGCCCAATAGGGATCAGTGCCATCTTCGAAGATCACGTAAACATAAGAAAAGCCAAAGTCGGAAAATCCACGGATGTCTTTGACCTTCGGGGCACCGAGCATGGCGCTGATAATCGGATAAGTGACCTGATCCTCGATAATGTCCGGCGACCTGTCCCACTTTGAATAGATAATAACCTGCGTTTCAGAAAGATCGGGAATAGCGTCAACGGGGATTGCTTGCAGGAAAACCACGCGGCGATGGATGCCACCGCCGTGAGCATAAAAACGAAGTATCTGTTTCTAGCGGAGAATTCTATAATTTTCTCAATCAGTTACCCGCCGACTTTCGGCATGCAGTGCTTCATTTGCTCATGCCACTCTTGTCCCTTTGGACACTCGGGGACTTTTGGCTTCTCACTCGCTCCATCACCCTGGTCTTGGGCACCTGCCTGGGAGGAGAGAACACCCTTAGCCGTGACTCTGAGTCCACAAGAAAATTGGCACTCGTACACTTTTCCTCACCAGGCTCTAGACCCGAGCCTATTGCCAATTCGTCACCTGCATAGTGTTTGATAACAACGGTCCGCGGTTCAAAATGGCCGTCGTGTTTACCACAAATGCCCAGGCTTCTTGCCCGAATCAAGCACGGCATCAAAAGGACGACGACTTGCTCTCCAAGAGGGGATAAAATGGTAACATTCACAAATGCTTCCGGACGAAGCAGGGCTTTAGCGTTGGGAACAAGAATACGAACTTTAGCGGTTTCTAGTTGTCGGGTTAATGACTCGATCAACGGAAGCCACTTTTCCAAAGAGTTCTTGACTCAAGCGCACCGCCGGAAATTTTCACCTGCTGACCGGACTCAACGCTTGAGAGATCCATCTCAAAAACTTCCGCATAGATCAAACATTTTCACCCGGCGACGTGATAAGGAGATTTGAACCAGTGGTCGCACCGCCTGAAGAGCGAAGTTTTGCAATCTGCTGATCGGAGAGACCTAAAATTTTCAGGCGAAGTTTAGCGGACTCAACCATTCTGACTGCCGAATGTTTCACATCGGCAATGGGTGCGTCTTTTACTCGCTCCAACTGCCTGATAGCCTCGACATATTCATTTTGTGCCGTATAAAGTTCGGGATCGAACGCCACGCGTCCTGCTGCCTCGACTGACTTAAAGAGTGCTTTCTCTCCACAACACCATATTTCACACCAATCATTTGAATACGATTGTTACTGAGCTGAAACATGGCATGTCCTCGGGAACATGTGCCTGCGACTGATCGGCAGCACTACTACCGAGGGCATCAACCTTGACCAAATCCATTGAGCAAATCGGACATTTTCCAGGACCATCCTTTCTGACCTGTGGGTGCATGGGACAGGTCCACACTTCCTTTGACCTTCGTGCTGGTGGACAATCTCGGACTTATTGTCAGCGCTTTCTTTTTCGTACAAGAAGAAACCCTGCGCCGAGAACAGCCATGAAAATTACAGAAAAAATGAGCTTGAAATTATTTTTCATAGTTTATCCCCATCCACCGGAAGATCGCTTATCGAAGCACCAACGGTTTCTCTAAAGCCGTCAGTGCATCCACAAAACGAGCTAGATTCCTGTAGTAATCAATCCGAACGGAATATAGGGGGCGTTCGGCATCCAAAAAGTTCCTGAAACCCCACGCGTCCGGCACTGTATGCGGCTCGTGACGAATTCAATGCACTCGTGGATTGAGGGATCAATGCCGTTTCATAAATCTTTAAAAGTTTGGCGAGGGTTTCCGCTTTCGTGCCTAAATTTCTCGTATCCGATTCCACCTGGCGCTTTGTTAGCTCCAGGCGTTTTTCGACTTCCATTGCCTTTGCGGAAGCCTGGGAGACTTCGCTGGTTTGCTTTGAAAAACCAAAGCGGAATTGTCATTTCCACGCCGAATGAATAGGCATTATCCGGAGCATTGGCCCAAAAGGCACCGATAGTTCAGCATGAAGTCCGGAAGATAGCTTTGCTTTTGCGAGGCTTCTATTCGTTCCGCCTCTGAAAGCCAAGCCTTCTGTGCTGAGATCATCTTGGAATTTTGCAGAGCGAGTTCTTTGATTTTATCGATAGAAATAGTGATTCTAGGTGTCTTTAAATCATCTTTCGGTAGATCCAGCTCGCTTTCAAGGGTCACGATTGAGAAGTGCGTTGAGGGAAGAGCGTTGGGCCACAAGCTCTTGCGACTGCAAAAGGATTTCGTTCTCGATTTTTGTCTGCTCCACATGGAGCCTTCATTTCGTCTTGCTGAGGTACGGCTCCAGTGGCACGCCTTGATTCGACAATTCTCGCAATTTCACGAAGAGTTTCTTTTTGTGCTTCGAGCAAAGAGGAGATTTTCTTAGCGGAATAGTAGTCAGAATAAAGAGAAAGAGCTTTTTGTCTGATTTCCAGTTTTTTATCGAGAAACTCCTCCTTTCCGGCCTCAGCATTTGAGCTTTGCATGGAACCCATGGAAAAATAGTTTGTCGGGAACATGACCTCCTGGGACAGTGTCCAAGATTGCATGTCGCCCATGACTCTTTGCTCGGCAGTCATATTGGTTTCACGCATGAGACCAACTCGGGGGTTACTCAAAGAATATTTTGAAGAGATGGCTGCGTCTTCAGCATTTGCCCGTGCCTGGGAACTCGCAAGCTCGGGATTGCTCGCATACACGTTTTTTAGAACCTCCAAAGGGGTTAACGTATCGGCGAACGCCGAAAACGACGTGGTGGTAAGTAAAAAAAGACCTATTAGTGGTATTTTCATAGTAGCGATTCCTGCCTGAAGTCCCTGAGGGTGTCTTCAAATACCAATACGAATCGAATTGAGGGTTTGTGACAGGTCATTTATTTTTCTCTTTAAGGAAAGTCTGAGACTTGTCCACCCATTCCAAAATGATTCGTCTTTCTTCGTTTGTTAGGCTGGATTCTCGGTGCAAAATCCAATAGCGAAATGGCGGCATGGAATTTTCCTTGGCGACATCGCCGATCGCCTCTAGGTCTTCGGATGGGACCCCATGCCCCCGAAAGGAAAGTCATTTGTAAAATCCAAGTGCTCTTTAGCCTCCTCGATATCACCATCAATAAGCTGTCTGGCGCCGGGAATTTGTAGTACCAAAGGGTATTGTGTGTTCTGACTGTGGCAGTCGAAGCACTTCTTTTGGAAAATCGGTTTTACTTTGTCTTTGTAAAGCTCATTGATCCGCGAGAGTTGATCATTGGGGGCTTCGCTGGCACCTGCGTCGTTTGAGCGGCGTGATGGTTCTTGTGGGCAAAGGTCGTAGAAGAGAAAATGAAGAGAAACAAAGCGAGTAAGGCGAATTTTTGACTAGATTTCATCACTCCTTCTTTCTAAAAGCGAAAGGCTTGCTCCGCATGAATTATTACGAAGCAAGCCTCAATGCTGTGACAGCCTTGTAAAAAATCTTTTTAATCCGTAAGCGTCCTCCAAGAGGGGAAAGCTACTCCACCTTGTACGTGTAGGACAAATGGACGGGCACTTTCGAAATTTGACCACATTAGGCAGTACTCCTGCTTACTGGTTGGTCTGAATTCTTCCTGAATGCCTGCTACTTCATCTCGCTTCACCGGATAGAAAACGTCTTTGCCCGCATGGTAATGGATATTGAAGTTCACGGGACTTTTAGATTTGAACGAATAGATGAGCTTCTTTGGGGCACCAAGGTCCATGCACTCTTCGTGAACTTTTCCCGGTGGAATATTCTTTTCAATTTCCTTCGCCGCTCCTCTTGTCGACGCAAAGACCACACCTGTGGAAATTATGATAATCAACGGAAAAGCTGAAAAGGAAA from Bdellovibrionales bacterium includes the following:
- a CDS encoding efflux RND transporter periplasmic adaptor subunit — encoded protein: MAFDPELYTAQNEYVEAIRQLERVKDAPIADVKHSAVRMVESAKLRLKILGLSDQQIAKLRSSGGATTGSNLLITSPGENV
- a CDS encoding TolC family protein, with translation MKIPLIGLFLLTTTSFSAFADTLTPLEVLKNVYASNPELASSQARANAEDAAISSKYSLSNPRVGLMRETNMTAEQRVMGDMQSWTLSQEVMFPTNYFSMGSMQSSNAEAGKEEFLDKKLEIRQKALSLYSDYYSAKKISSLLEAQKETLREIARIVESRRATGAVPQQDEMKAPCGADKNRERNPFAVARACGPTLFPQRTSQS
- a CDS encoding heme-binding domain-containing protein; this encodes MRLTRFVSLHFLFYDLCPQEPSRRSNDAGASEAPNDQLSRINELYKDKVKPIFQKKCFDCHSQNTQYPLVLQIPGARQLIDGDIEEAKEHLDFTNDFPFGGMGSHPKT
- a CDS encoding heme-binding domain-containing protein; this translates as MGDVAKENSMPPFRYWILHRESSLTNEERRIILEWVDKSQTFLKEKNK